The Setaria italica strain Yugu1 chromosome IX, Setaria_italica_v2.0, whole genome shotgun sequence genome has a window encoding:
- the LOC101778667 gene encoding DNA ligase 1 — MAAAYWKPGEPVPFLFLARALDLISNESGRIVITEILSNVFRTVMVTTPDDLLATVYLSANRIAPPHEGIELGIGDASVIRALAEAYGRKEEHVKKDLKELGDLGLVAKASRSSQKMMFKPKPLTISRVLSTFRTIAKESGKDSQDKKRNHIKGLLVAATDCEPQYITRLLQSKMRIGLAEKTVQMALGQAAVYSDKKSSPPEVQSPFEEAAKIIKQVYSVLPIYDKIVPALLEAGVWKLPETCKFSIGVPVGPMLAKATKSVSEIIDKFQGLEYTCEYKYDGERAQIHCMEDGSVEIYSRNAERNTGKYPDVVDAVSRFRKPTVKSFVLDCEIVAYDREKKKILPFQILSTRARKGVTVNDIKVSVCTFGFDILYMNGKPLLQEQLKIRREHLYNSFEEVPGVFQLATAITSNDLEEIQKFLDTAVNSSCEGLIIKTLDKDATYEPAKRSNNWLKLKKDYMDSIGDSLDLVPIAAFYGRGKRTGVFGSFLLACYDEQNEEYQTICNIGTGFSEQQLEERSSSLRSKVIEKPKAYYRFADTMDPDVWFEPSEVWEVKAADLSISPVHRAANGIVDPNKGISLRFPRLLRLRDDKSPEQATTSEQVADMYRAQKINHGYNQEDEDDD, encoded by the exons ATGGCTGCTGCCTATTGGAAGCCTGGTGAGCCCGTGCCATTCCTGTTTCTGGCTCGGGCACTTGATCTCATCTCCAACGAGAGTGGCCGGATTGTCATTACTGAAATCCTATCAAATGTGTTCCGGACAGTGATGGTGACGACACCGGATGATCTCCTTGCAACGGTGTACCTCTCAGCCAATCGGATTGCGCCTCCTCATGAGGGGATTGAGCTCGGAATTGGGGATGCATCAGTCATCCGTGCACTTGCAGAAGCATACGGACGCAAAGAGGAGCATGTTAAGAAGGACCTTAAG GAATTGGGTGATTTGGGGCTTGTGGCGAAAGCAAGCAGGTCATCGCAGAAGATGATGTTTAAGCCAAAACCACTGACAATATCTCGGGTGCTTAGCACTTTTCGGACAATTGCAAAG GAGTCAGGCAAAGACAGCCAAGATAAAAAAAGAAACCATATCAAGGGACTTCTTGTTGCTGCGACTGACTGTGAACCTCAATACATTACACGTCTTCTTCAG TCAAAAATGAGGATCGGCCTGGCAGAGAAAACTGTCCAAATGGCTCTTGGGCAAGCTGCCGTATATTCTGACAAAAAATCTTCACCACCAGAAGTTCAATCACCTTTCGAAGAG GCtgcaaaaataattaaacaagtATATTCAGTTCTTCCAATCTACGATAAAATTGTCCCAGCGCTACTTGAAGCTGGAGTTTGGAAGCTTCCAGAGACATGCAAATTTTCCATAGGTGTACCTGTTGGTCCTATGTTAGCAAAAGCAACAAAATCTGTCTCGGAGATCATTGACAAGTTTCAGGGGCTTGAGTACACTTGTGAGTACAAGTATGATGGTGAAAGGGCTCAG ATACATTGCATGGAGGATGGTTCGGTAGAGATTTATAGTCGGAATGCTGAAAGAAACACCGGAAAGTATCCAGATGTTGTTGATGCAGTTTCTAG ATTCCGAAAGCCTACAGTTAAATCATTTGTCTTGGACTGTGAAATTGTTGCCTACGAtcgtgaaaaaaagaaaattttgcctTTTCAG ATACTTAGCACAAGGGCCCGCAAAGGTGTTACCGTAAATGACATCAAAGTTTCTGTCTGTACTTTTGGCTTTGATATTCTTTACATGAATGGGAAACCTCTCCTCCAGGAACAACTCAAAATTCGTCGAGAG CATCTTTACAACTCTTTCGAGGAAGTACCAGGTGTTTTTCAATTGGCAACTGCAATTACATCAAATGACCTGGAGGAGATACAGAAATTTCTTGACACAGCTGTCAACTCCAG TTGTGAAGGGTTGATCATCAAGACATTGGATAAAGACGCTACATATGAGCCAGCGAAGCGATCAAACAATTGGTTGAAACTGAAGAAGGACTACATGGATAG TATTGGAGACTCTTTGGACTTGGTACCGATTGCTGCCTTTTATGGGAGAGGAAAACGGACAG GTGTCTTTGGATCATTCCTCCTGGCATGCTATGATGAGCAGAATGAAGAATATCAAACAATATGCAACATAG GTACTGGATTTTCTGAGCAACAGCTCGAAGAACGTTCTTCAAGCCTTCGAAGTAAAGTGATAGAAAAGCCTAAG GCATACTACAGATTTGCTGACACAATGGACCCTGATGTATGGTTTGAGCCATCAGAG GTGTGGGAGGTTAAAGCTGCAGATCTGAGCATAAGTCCTGTGCATCGTGCTGCTAACGGTATAGTTGATCCAAACAAG GGTATCTCCTTAAGATTTCCTCGTTTGTTGCGATTACGTGATGATAAAAGCCCAGAACAGGCGACCACATCTGAGCAA GTCGCGGACATGTACCGGGCTCAAAAGATCAACCACGGTTATAACcaggaggatgaggatgatgactGA
- the LOC101779079 gene encoding BTB/POZ and MATH domain-containing protein 1: MPAPDFTSANVGDAVMTSYLLDLDHYWQIKQLHPNGQRITSPPFKAGGCSWRIHYYPNGVSSSCEDYISIFVALDSRVSEPVKVWSRFTLLDLAAEEPVPGHSVYTELRECSEVGATHGCDLFIRKKFLETSGHLLNGCFAILWEVFVDRATPQHDFSDADVMFQVGDEVFSAHRSVLAARSPVFEAELNSVTRVAGECIRIDDMLPQVFESLLHFVYTDSLPEMTGAEEPMMAEHLLVAADRFGMQDLKLICEEKLLCTDINEDTIAKMLRLAVQHHCRLLRDACIEFLEDPPVLQAVMANDDEDLLELVAKTCPAVLKELCACDEDGCMQDELAMCF; encoded by the coding sequence ATGCCGGCGCCGGATTTCACCTCCGCCAACGTCGGGGACGCGGTGATGACCAGCTACCTTCTCGACCTCGATCACTACTGGCAAATAAAGCAGCTGCACCCCAATGGCCAGCGGATCACATCTCCCCCCTTCAAAGCTGGAGGTTGCTCCTGGCGCATCCACTACTACCCCAATggcgtctcctcctcctgcgaAGATTACATATCAATCTTCGTCGCCCTTGACAGCAGAGTCTCCGAGCCCGTCAAGGTATGGTCTAGGTTCACCCTGCTTGACCTGGCCGCGGAAGAACCAGTGCCAGGTCACTCCGTGTACACGGAATTAAGGGAGTGCTCTGAAGTCGGCGCCACCCACGGTTGCGATCTTTTCATCCGGAAGAAGTTTTTGGAGACGTCAGGGCATCTCCTTAACGGCTGCTTCGCTATCTTGTGGGAAGTCTTCGTGGACAGGGCAACGCCGCAGCATGACTTctcggacgccgacgtcatgtTCCAAGTCGGCGACGAGGTGTTCAGCGCCCACAGGAGTGTTCTTGCGGCAAGGTCGCCGGTCTTTGAGGCGGAGCTCAATAGCGTGACGAGAGTGGCAGGAGAGTGCATACGGATCGATGATATGCTTCCTCAGGTGTTCGAGAGCCTGCTACACTTCGTATACACAGATTCGTTGCCGGAGATGACTGGGGCAGAAGAGCCTATGATGGCTGAGCACCTGCTGGTAGCGGCGGACAGGTTCGGCATGCAGGATCTCAAGCTGATCTGCGAGGAGAAACTGTTGTGCACGGATATAAACGAGGACACGATTGCAAAGATGCTGAGACTTGCTGTACAACACCACTGCCGTTTGCTCAGGGACGCTTGCATTGAGTTCCTTGAAGATCCTCCTGTACTCCAAGCAGTCATGGCAAACGACGACGAGGACTTACTTGAGCTTGTGGCTAAGACTTGCCCTGCGGTTTTGAAGGAGTTGTGCGCTTGTGATGAGGATGGCTGTATGCAAGACGAGTTGGCCATGTGCTTCTGA